One Sanguibacter sp. HDW7 DNA window includes the following coding sequences:
- a CDS encoding molybdenum cofactor biosynthesis protein B: MAGSARVVTVSDRASAGVYEDRSGPILVAGLRALGLEVPDATIVPDGDAVRTALLDAVRAGADVVVTTGGTGLGPRDLTPDVTATVVERPVPGLAELLRADGLAHGVPAAVLSRGIAGVVDRTLVVNVAGSTGAARDAVRVLGPVLPHALDQLAGRTH; encoded by the coding sequence ATGGCTGGGTCAGCGCGCGTCGTCACGGTGAGCGACCGCGCGTCGGCGGGCGTCTACGAGGACCGTTCGGGCCCGATCCTCGTCGCGGGCCTGCGAGCCCTGGGCCTGGAGGTCCCGGACGCGACGATCGTCCCCGACGGTGACGCGGTGCGCACCGCGCTGCTCGACGCGGTGCGGGCCGGAGCGGATGTCGTCGTCACGACGGGCGGCACGGGCCTCGGCCCGCGCGACCTCACGCCCGACGTCACGGCGACGGTCGTCGAGCGTCCGGTGCCGGGCCTCGCGGAGCTGCTCCGAGCCGACGGCCTGGCGCACGGCGTCCCGGCGGCGGTCCTCTCGCGCGGCATCGCGGGCGTCGTCGACCGCACGCTCGTCGTCAACGTCGCGGGCTCGACGGGCGCGGCGCGCGACGCCGTCCGCGTGCTCGGCCCGGTCCTCCCCCACGCCCTCGACCAGCTCGCAGGCCGCACGCACTGA
- a CDS encoding type II toxin-antitoxin system VapC family toxin, with the protein MIVLDTNVLSEAVRPTPAPQVIEWIDAQHVETLYVSVLTVAELRLGLAVLPDGARRSMLTQRLEDEVFPLFEGRVLPVDGAVALEFARLQAAARSGGMTMPVIDALIAATCSAHRFTLATRNVADFAASGVPLIDPWRAPGASGV; encoded by the coding sequence GTGATCGTCCTCGACACGAACGTCCTCTCGGAGGCGGTGCGTCCGACACCTGCTCCGCAGGTCATCGAGTGGATCGACGCCCAGCACGTCGAGACGCTCTATGTCAGCGTGCTCACGGTGGCGGAGCTGCGGCTGGGACTCGCGGTCCTTCCCGACGGCGCGCGCCGTTCGATGCTCACGCAGCGTCTCGAGGACGAGGTCTTCCCGCTCTTCGAGGGGCGGGTCCTCCCGGTCGACGGCGCTGTGGCGCTCGAGTTCGCGCGCCTGCAGGCCGCCGCGCGGTCCGGCGGGATGACGATGCCGGTGATCGACGCGCTCATCGCAGCCACGTGCTCCGCGCACCGCTTCACGCTGGCGACGAGGAATGTCGCTGACTTTGCGGCCAGCGGCGTTCCGCTGATCGATCCATGGAGGGCCCCGGGCGCCTCCGGCGTGTGA
- a CDS encoding plasmid stability protein, with translation MAAMTVRGISDETHRALKLRAAAHGRSAEAEVRAILDAAVADEGRVRLGSLLADIGHAAGGVELEIVRDRTPYEPVNLG, from the coding sequence ATGGCCGCGATGACTGTGCGAGGGATCTCGGACGAGACCCACCGAGCGCTCAAGCTGCGCGCTGCGGCACACGGCAGGAGCGCGGAGGCCGAGGTGAGGGCGATCCTCGACGCCGCCGTGGCAGACGAGGGTCGGGTGCGGCTCGGTTCCCTCCTTGCCGACATCGGACACGCCGCCGGCGGTGTCGAGCTCGAGATCGTGCGCGACCGCACCCCGTACGAGCCGGTCAACCTCGGGTGA
- a CDS encoding ThiF family adenylyltransferase produces MTVPPGPAAPGAAGAASAGAAAPGTVRAPGPRRLGPLVEPGPALTGAQAERYARHLVLPEVGAEGQRRLLGARVLVVGAGGLGAPVLLYLAAAGVGTLGIIDDDVVDLSNLQRQVIHGTADVGRSKVDSAADAVRALNPDVTVVTHDVRLGPDNALAILGGYDLVVDGADNFATRYLVGDACAELGLPCVWGAVLGGHGQVSTFWAAPPGGDGVEYRDVFDAPPPPGSVASCSTAGVLGAVCAAVGSMLTLEVVRLVCGGPSLLGRLLVLDAWGSSWRELAVSGTPGGRPLGRDLVAAVEACGMPGTQVARIDVDALAELLASGACDVVDVRSPEEFAAYGISGTRSVPIELFEDGTAFVGSDAVRAPLVVLCELDARALRAATLAREAGVADVRALAGGVVAWHATGREVVGSD; encoded by the coding sequence ATGACTGTTCCTCCTGGTCCCGCCGCGCCCGGGGCGGCCGGGGCCGCCTCGGCAGGCGCCGCCGCACCCGGGACGGTCCGCGCCCCGGGGCCGCGGCGGCTCGGGCCGCTCGTCGAGCCCGGGCCCGCGCTCACCGGCGCACAGGCCGAGCGCTACGCGCGGCACCTCGTCCTGCCCGAGGTCGGGGCAGAGGGGCAGCGACGCCTCCTCGGCGCGCGGGTCCTCGTCGTCGGGGCGGGCGGCCTCGGCGCACCCGTCCTGCTCTACCTCGCGGCCGCGGGCGTCGGCACGCTCGGGATCATCGACGACGACGTCGTCGACCTCTCCAACCTCCAGCGCCAGGTCATCCACGGGACCGCAGACGTCGGCCGCAGCAAGGTCGACTCCGCCGCCGACGCCGTGCGCGCCCTCAACCCCGACGTCACCGTCGTCACGCACGACGTGCGCCTCGGGCCCGACAATGCGCTGGCGATCCTCGGCGGGTACGACCTCGTCGTCGACGGCGCCGACAACTTCGCGACCCGCTACCTCGTCGGCGACGCGTGCGCCGAGCTCGGCCTGCCCTGCGTGTGGGGCGCCGTCCTCGGCGGGCACGGGCAGGTCTCGACGTTCTGGGCCGCGCCGCCCGGCGGCGACGGCGTCGAGTACCGCGACGTGTTCGACGCGCCACCGCCGCCCGGGAGCGTCGCGAGCTGCTCGACGGCCGGCGTCCTCGGCGCCGTGTGCGCGGCCGTCGGCTCGATGCTCACGCTCGAGGTCGTGCGGCTCGTCTGCGGCGGGCCCTCGCTGCTCGGGCGGCTGCTCGTGCTCGACGCGTGGGGATCGTCGTGGCGGGAGCTCGCCGTGTCCGGGACTCCTGGGGGGCGGCCGCTCGGGCGGGACCTCGTCGCTGCTGTGGAGGCGTGCGGGATGCCCGGGACCCAGGTCGCCAGGATCGACGTCGACGCGCTCGCGGAGCTGCTCGCCTCGGGCGCCTGCGACGTCGTCGACGTGCGCTCGCCCGAGGAGTTCGCGGCCTACGGCATCTCCGGCACGCGGTCCGTGCCGATCGAGCTGTTCGAGGACGGGACTGCGTTCGTCGGGTCGGACGCCGTGCGCGCGCCGCTCGTCGTCCTGTGCGAGCTCGATGCTCGCGCGCTGCGCGCGGCGACGCTCGCCCGTGAGGCTGGTGTGGCCGACGTGCGTGCCCTCGCCGGCGGTGTCGTCGCGTGGCACGCGACGGGACGCGAGGTCGTGGGGTCTGACTGA
- the narI gene encoding respiratory nitrate reductase subunit gamma, translating to MSTTDLLLWGVLPYVAGAVFVVGHIWRYRYDQFGWTTRSSELYEKKLLRWGSPMFHVGVLMVAGGHVVGLLVPRGWLYAIGINEHMYHLGATWLGTFAAVLTVAGLAILIYRRRRTRSVFLATTRMDKLMFVALGGAIVFGTAATVVEQIIGGGYNYRESISPWIRSVMFFQPDLTLMEGVPVLFALHIVSGLLLIALWPFTRLVHVWSAPVGYLVRPHIVYRSRDVQHGMREGRPGWDPVETRSRKR from the coding sequence ATGAGCACGACAGACCTCCTCCTGTGGGGCGTCCTGCCCTACGTCGCCGGCGCCGTCTTCGTCGTCGGGCACATCTGGCGCTACCGCTACGACCAGTTCGGGTGGACGACGCGCTCGAGCGAGCTCTACGAGAAGAAGCTGCTGCGCTGGGGCTCGCCCATGTTCCACGTCGGCGTCCTCATGGTCGCGGGCGGGCACGTCGTCGGGCTCCTCGTGCCCCGCGGGTGGCTCTACGCGATCGGCATCAACGAGCACATGTACCACCTCGGCGCGACGTGGCTCGGAACGTTCGCCGCGGTCCTCACCGTCGCGGGCCTCGCGATCCTCATCTACCGGCGTCGGCGCACGCGCTCCGTCTTCCTCGCGACGACCCGCATGGACAAGCTCATGTTCGTCGCGCTCGGCGGCGCGATCGTGTTCGGCACGGCTGCGACCGTCGTCGAGCAGATCATCGGCGGCGGCTACAACTACCGCGAGTCCATCTCGCCGTGGATCCGCTCGGTGATGTTCTTCCAGCCCGACCTCACGCTCATGGAGGGTGTGCCCGTGCTGTTCGCGCTGCACATCGTCTCGGGGCTGCTGCTCATCGCGCTGTGGCCGTTCACGCGCCTCGTGCACGTGTGGTCGGCGCCCGTCGGCTACCTCGTGCGGCCCCACATCGTCTACCGCTCGCGGGACGTGCAGCACGGCATGCGCGAGGGGCGTCCGGGCTGGGACCCGGTCGAGACGCGCTCGCGGAAGCGGTGA
- the narJ gene encoding nitrate reductase molybdenum cofactor assembly chaperone, translating to MSAPAPTLWQRVTGRAPLPAGPPEPVTSVPPASTAPRRGGRTEPLPFLEPIDLPDELRRATHMAVALLLDYPDASFEERLDAVATTSQALPAVLGDDLRTHIDTVRAWGVDRTQTHYVETFDQKRRCALHLTYYSSGDTRRRGMALVTFAEAFAACGWELGDDDLPDYLPSVLELSARDGGPVADMLLATHREGVELLRSALHHVRSPYRHLLDALCRTLPQVPDAVAARFVDLLAAGPPQEMVGLGGSLLPFPTVRQETTP from the coding sequence GTGAGCGCCCCCGCACCCACCCTCTGGCAGCGCGTCACCGGCCGGGCGCCCCTGCCCGCCGGGCCGCCCGAGCCCGTCACGTCCGTGCCGCCCGCCTCGACCGCGCCGCGGCGCGGCGGACGCACCGAGCCGCTGCCGTTCCTCGAGCCGATCGACCTGCCCGACGAGCTGCGGCGCGCGACCCACATGGCCGTCGCCCTGCTCCTCGACTACCCGGACGCGTCGTTCGAGGAGCGGCTCGATGCCGTCGCGACGACCTCCCAGGCCCTGCCCGCGGTCCTCGGCGACGACCTGCGCACCCACATCGACACCGTCCGTGCGTGGGGCGTCGACCGCACCCAGACGCACTACGTCGAGACCTTCGACCAGAAGCGCCGCTGCGCCCTCCACCTCACCTACTACTCCTCCGGGGACACGCGCCGGCGCGGCATGGCGCTCGTGACGTTCGCCGAGGCGTTCGCCGCCTGCGGCTGGGAGCTCGGCGACGACGACCTGCCCGACTACCTGCCGAGCGTCCTCGAGCTCTCCGCACGCGACGGCGGCCCCGTCGCCGACATGCTCCTCGCGACCCACCGCGAGGGCGTCGAGCTCCTCCGCTCCGCGCTCCACCACGTGCGCAGCCCCTACCGGCACCTGCTCGACGCCCTGTGCCGCACGTTGCCGCAGGTCCCCGACGCCGTCGCCGCGCGCTTCGTGGACCTGCTCGCCGCCGGACCGCCCCAGGAGATGGTCGGCCTCGGCGGATCCCTCCTCCCGTTCCCCACCGTCCGCCAGGAGACGACGCCATGA
- the narH gene encoding nitrate reductase subunit beta — protein MRVMAQMTMVMNLDKCIGCHTCSVTCKQAWTNRSGMEYVWFNNVETRPGIGYPRTYEDQERWRGGWELTRRGRLKLKAGGRFSKLVSIFSNPVLPEISDYYEPWTYDYDTLISAPQGEHTPVARPMSLITGDNMAITWSANWDDNLGGAGETMQQDPILATMSKRVEAEFSQSFMFYLPRICEHCINPACVASCPSGAMYKREEDGIVLVDQDQCRGWRMCVTGCPYKKVYFNHKTGKAEKCTMCYPRLEVGQPTVCSETCVGRLRYLGLVLYDADKALAAAATPDEKDLLEAQRSIFLDPHDPEVVAAARRDGIADDWIEAAQNSPCWDLISRYEVALPLHPEYRTLPMVWYVPPLSPVVDVVTDSGNDGEDAPTLFHAIDKLRIPVEYLAGLFSAGDPGPVEQSLQRLAAMRAHMRNVNLGLEQDPLIAESVGMDGATIEAMYELLAIAKYEDRYVIPTAHAETARELEMLGLDELDSGCSLDHDGGPGMGGPRFGSSSGKPLRATVENFHILQERQTSDGMEEPRSRVNLLTWDGKGTPPGMFPDREDAPHEHPHDAPPGAPDPDGLTPPPGPGPDEGPDAGPDPGPSSLPEGGPRP, from the coding sequence ATGCGAGTCATGGCACAGATGACGATGGTGATGAACCTCGACAAGTGCATCGGCTGCCACACGTGCTCGGTCACGTGCAAGCAGGCGTGGACGAACCGCTCCGGCATGGAGTACGTCTGGTTCAACAACGTCGAGACGCGGCCCGGCATCGGCTACCCGCGCACCTACGAGGACCAGGAGCGCTGGCGCGGCGGCTGGGAGCTCACCCGCCGCGGACGGCTCAAGCTCAAGGCCGGCGGACGCTTCTCGAAGCTCGTGAGCATCTTCTCCAACCCCGTGCTGCCCGAGATCTCCGACTACTACGAGCCGTGGACGTACGACTACGACACGCTCATCTCCGCCCCGCAGGGCGAGCACACGCCCGTCGCCCGCCCCATGTCGCTCATCACGGGCGACAACATGGCCATCACGTGGTCGGCCAACTGGGACGACAACCTCGGCGGCGCCGGCGAGACCATGCAGCAGGACCCGATCCTCGCGACCATGTCCAAGCGCGTCGAGGCCGAGTTCTCGCAGTCGTTCATGTTCTACCTGCCGCGCATCTGCGAGCACTGCATCAACCCCGCGTGCGTCGCGTCGTGCCCGTCGGGCGCGATGTACAAGCGCGAGGAGGACGGCATCGTCCTCGTCGACCAGGACCAGTGCCGCGGCTGGCGCATGTGCGTCACCGGCTGCCCGTACAAGAAGGTGTACTTCAACCACAAGACGGGCAAGGCCGAGAAGTGCACGATGTGCTACCCGCGACTCGAGGTCGGCCAGCCGACCGTCTGCTCCGAGACGTGCGTCGGCCGCCTGCGCTACCTCGGGCTCGTCCTCTACGACGCGGACAAGGCCCTCGCCGCCGCCGCGACGCCCGACGAGAAGGACCTCCTCGAGGCCCAGCGCTCGATCTTCCTCGACCCCCACGACCCCGAGGTCGTCGCCGCCGCACGCCGCGACGGCATCGCGGACGACTGGATCGAGGCCGCGCAGAACTCCCCGTGCTGGGACCTCATCTCCCGCTACGAGGTCGCCCTCCCGCTGCACCCCGAGTACCGGACCCTGCCGATGGTCTGGTACGTACCGCCGCTGTCGCCCGTCGTCGACGTCGTCACCGACTCCGGCAACGACGGCGAGGACGCGCCGACGCTCTTCCACGCGATCGACAAGCTCCGCATCCCCGTCGAGTACCTCGCCGGCCTGTTCAGCGCGGGCGACCCCGGTCCCGTCGAGCAGTCCCTGCAGCGCCTCGCGGCGATGCGCGCGCACATGCGCAACGTCAACCTCGGCCTCGAGCAGGACCCGCTCATCGCCGAGTCCGTCGGCATGGACGGCGCGACGATCGAGGCGATGTACGAGCTCCTCGCGATCGCGAAGTACGAGGACCGCTACGTCATCCCGACCGCGCACGCCGAGACGGCGCGCGAGCTCGAGATGCTCGGGCTCGACGAGCTCGACTCCGGCTGCTCCCTCGACCACGACGGCGGGCCCGGCATGGGTGGCCCGCGCTTCGGCTCGTCGAGCGGCAAGCCGCTGCGCGCGACCGTCGAGAACTTCCACATCCTCCAGGAGCGCCAGACGTCCGACGGCATGGAGGAGCCGCGCTCGCGCGTCAACCTCCTCACGTGGGACGGCAAGGGCACACCGCCCGGCATGTTCCCCGACCGTGAGGACGCGCCGCACGAGCACCCGCACGACGCCCCTCCCGGTGCCCCCGACCCCGACGGCCTCACGCCGCCCCCCGGTCCGGGACCCGACGAGGGCCCCGACGCCGGACCCGACCCGGGCCCGTCCTCCCTGCCCGAGGGAGGACCGCGACCGTGA
- a CDS encoding nitrate reductase subunit alpha gives MSMTDAATRAPGLDNGLVDALVRVGSKLHKGTVSEDLRAVFVEGGRTGDAFYRDRWSHDKIVRSTHGVNCTGSCSWKVYVKNGIITWETQQTDYPSVGPGSPEYEPRGCPRGAAFSWYTYSPTRVRYPYVRGVLLHAYRAAKARTGDPVLAWAEVTGDPETARAYKAARGKGGLVRATWEEAAEIVAAAHVHTAKEFGPDRIAGFSPIPAMSMVSHGAGARFVHLLGGTMLSFYDWYADLPVASPQVFGDQTDVPESADWWNASYLMMWGSNVPVTRTPDAHFMTEARYRGQKVVTVSPDYADNTKFADDWMAPHPGTDGALAMAMGHVILTEFHVARRTAPFVDYMRRFTDAPNLVRLRRRGDAWVPGKFLTAADLPTPPADRDAAFQTAVLDADGSVKIPGGSLGHRFDPAKAGTWNLELGDLDPRLSVMDLDGWDGQAVELDLPRFDVAPGDPEKDGAVPGTTEQGRHTGGAGAVRRGVPVVAVGDELVTTVYDLMLAQYGVGRDGLPGTWPTGYDDPTTPGTPAWQEEITSVPAELAARIGREFAQNAEDSGGRSMILMGAGTNHWFHSDTIYRTFLALTAMTGCQGVNGGGWAHYVGQEKVRPLTGYTQYGNALDWQRPPRNMIGTAFWYLATDQWRYDGLPADALASPLAEGTFADRTTADCLVESAQRGWMPSYPTFDRNPLDLVDEARVAGKEPAQHVVDSLADGSLRFACEDPDNPANFPRVLNIWRANILGSSGKGNEYFLKHLLGTDSAVLADEAGPDRRPKTMTWRDEAPRGKLDLLVTSDFRMTSTTLFSDVVLPAATWYEKYDLSSTDMHPFIHSFNPAINPPWLTRTDFDIYATLSQEVSRLAVGHLEARSDLVAVPLLHDTPDELAYPRGEVPAQAERVPGQTMPKLVVVDRDYTKIAEKWAALGPLTDRLGMVTKSVAFDPTPEVAELGVRNGIVRDGVGAGRPRLETAQQACEMILALSGTTNGRLAVQGFKDIERRTGTRLAQLAEDNEGQRITFAHTQAQPVAVLTSPEWSGSEHGGRRYTAFAINIEHSRPWHTLTGRQHFYLDHDWMTELGESLPVYRPPLDMHRLFGDARVGSTDASGTRASEGHAEVAVRYLTPHSKWSIHSEYQDNLFMLALSRGGPTIWMSPQDAAKIGVTDNDWIESYNRNGVVVARAIVSHRMPEGTVYMYHAKDRTVDVPRSETSGLRGGIHNSLTRVLLKPSHLVGGYAQLSFAFNYLGPTGNQRDEVTTIRRRSQEVTY, from the coding sequence ATGAGCATGACCGACGCAGCGACCCGGGCCCCGGGCCTCGACAACGGCCTCGTCGACGCGCTCGTGCGCGTCGGCTCGAAGCTTCACAAGGGCACGGTCTCCGAGGACCTGCGTGCCGTGTTCGTCGAGGGAGGTCGGACCGGCGACGCGTTCTACCGGGACCGCTGGAGCCACGACAAGATCGTCCGGTCGACGCACGGCGTCAACTGCACGGGCTCGTGCTCGTGGAAGGTCTACGTGAAGAACGGCATCATCACGTGGGAGACGCAGCAGACCGACTACCCGTCGGTCGGCCCGGGCTCGCCCGAGTACGAGCCGCGCGGCTGCCCGCGCGGCGCCGCGTTCTCCTGGTACACGTACTCGCCGACGCGCGTCCGCTACCCGTACGTGCGCGGCGTCCTGCTCCACGCCTACCGGGCGGCGAAGGCACGCACCGGTGACCCGGTGCTCGCGTGGGCCGAGGTGACGGGGGACCCGGAGACGGCGCGCGCGTACAAGGCGGCGCGCGGCAAGGGCGGGCTCGTCCGGGCGACGTGGGAGGAGGCCGCGGAGATCGTCGCGGCCGCGCACGTCCACACGGCCAAGGAGTTCGGTCCGGACCGCATCGCGGGCTTCAGCCCGATCCCCGCGATGTCGATGGTGTCGCACGGCGCCGGCGCGCGCTTCGTGCACCTGCTCGGCGGCACCATGCTCTCGTTCTACGACTGGTACGCCGACCTGCCGGTCGCCTCGCCGCAGGTGTTCGGCGACCAGACGGACGTCCCCGAGTCGGCCGACTGGTGGAACGCGTCGTACCTCATGATGTGGGGCTCGAACGTCCCCGTGACGCGCACCCCGGACGCGCACTTCATGACGGAGGCCCGCTACCGCGGCCAGAAGGTCGTCACCGTCTCCCCGGACTACGCGGACAACACGAAGTTCGCCGACGACTGGATGGCACCCCACCCCGGCACGGACGGCGCGCTCGCCATGGCGATGGGCCACGTCATCCTCACGGAGTTCCACGTCGCGCGGCGCACCGCGCCGTTCGTCGACTACATGCGTCGCTTCACCGACGCGCCCAACCTCGTGCGTCTGCGCCGCCGCGGCGATGCGTGGGTCCCCGGCAAGTTCCTCACTGCCGCGGACCTCCCGACGCCGCCCGCCGACCGCGACGCCGCGTTCCAGACCGCGGTCCTCGACGCCGACGGCTCCGTGAAGATCCCCGGCGGGTCGCTCGGCCACCGCTTCGACCCGGCCAAGGCCGGCACGTGGAACCTCGAGCTCGGCGACCTCGACCCGCGCCTGTCCGTCATGGACCTCGACGGCTGGGACGGGCAGGCGGTCGAGCTCGACCTGCCGCGCTTCGACGTCGCCCCCGGCGACCCCGAGAAGGACGGCGCCGTCCCCGGCACGACCGAGCAGGGCCGCCACACGGGCGGCGCCGGCGCCGTGCGGCGCGGCGTGCCCGTCGTCGCCGTGGGCGACGAGCTCGTCACGACGGTCTACGACCTCATGCTCGCCCAGTACGGCGTCGGCCGTGACGGCCTGCCGGGCACGTGGCCGACGGGCTACGACGACCCGACGACCCCCGGCACGCCCGCCTGGCAGGAGGAGATCACCTCCGTGCCCGCAGAGCTCGCCGCCCGGATCGGCCGCGAGTTCGCGCAGAACGCCGAGGACTCCGGCGGCCGCTCGATGATCCTCATGGGCGCCGGCACCAACCACTGGTTCCACTCCGACACGATCTACCGCACGTTCCTCGCGCTCACTGCCATGACCGGCTGCCAGGGCGTCAACGGCGGCGGCTGGGCCCACTACGTCGGCCAGGAGAAGGTCCGCCCCCTCACGGGCTACACGCAGTACGGCAACGCGCTCGACTGGCAGCGCCCGCCGCGCAACATGATCGGCACCGCGTTCTGGTACCTCGCGACCGACCAGTGGCGCTACGACGGCCTGCCCGCCGACGCGCTCGCGTCGCCGCTTGCCGAGGGCACGTTCGCCGACCGCACGACGGCCGACTGCCTCGTCGAGTCCGCGCAGCGCGGCTGGATGCCCAGCTACCCGACGTTCGACCGCAACCCGCTCGACCTCGTCGACGAGGCCCGCGTCGCGGGCAAGGAGCCCGCGCAGCACGTCGTCGACTCCCTCGCCGACGGCTCCCTGCGCTTCGCGTGCGAGGACCCCGACAACCCGGCGAACTTCCCCCGCGTCCTCAACATCTGGCGCGCCAACATCCTCGGCTCGTCCGGCAAGGGCAACGAGTACTTCCTCAAGCACCTGCTCGGCACCGACTCCGCGGTCCTCGCCGACGAGGCCGGCCCCGACCGGCGTCCGAAGACGATGACGTGGCGCGACGAGGCGCCGCGCGGCAAGCTCGACCTCCTCGTGACGAGCGACTTCCGCATGACGTCGACGACGCTGTTCTCCGACGTCGTCCTGCCGGCCGCGACCTGGTACGAGAAGTACGACCTCTCGTCGACCGACATGCACCCGTTCATCCACTCGTTCAACCCGGCGATCAACCCGCCGTGGCTGACGCGCACCGACTTCGACATCTACGCGACGCTCTCCCAGGAGGTCTCGCGGCTGGCCGTCGGGCACCTCGAGGCCCGCTCCGACCTCGTCGCCGTGCCGCTCCTGCACGACACGCCCGACGAGCTCGCCTACCCGCGCGGCGAGGTCCCCGCGCAGGCCGAGCGCGTGCCGGGGCAGACGATGCCGAAGCTCGTCGTCGTCGACCGCGACTACACGAAGATCGCCGAAAAGTGGGCCGCGCTCGGCCCGCTCACCGACCGTCTCGGCATGGTGACGAAGTCCGTCGCGTTCGACCCGACGCCCGAGGTTGCCGAGCTCGGCGTCCGCAACGGCATCGTGCGTGACGGGGTCGGCGCAGGCCGCCCCCGCCTCGAGACCGCGCAGCAGGCGTGCGAGATGATCCTCGCGCTGTCCGGCACGACGAACGGCCGGCTCGCCGTCCAGGGGTTCAAGGACATCGAGCGGCGCACGGGCACGCGCCTCGCGCAGCTCGCCGAGGACAACGAGGGACAGCGCATCACCTTCGCGCACACGCAGGCGCAGCCCGTCGCCGTCCTCACGTCGCCCGAGTGGTCCGGCTCCGAGCACGGCGGCCGCCGCTACACGGCGTTCGCCATCAACATCGAGCACTCGCGGCCCTGGCACACGCTCACGGGACGGCAGCACTTCTACCTCGACCACGACTGGATGACCGAGCTCGGCGAGTCGCTGCCCGTCTACCGTCCGCCGCTCGACATGCACCGGCTCTTCGGCGACGCCCGCGTCGGCTCGACCGACGCGTCCGGCACGCGCGCGTCCGAGGGGCACGCCGAGGTCGCCGTCAGGTACCTCACGCCCCACTCGAAGTGGTCGATCCACTCCGAGTATCAGGACAACCTCTTCATGCTCGCGCTCTCGCGCGGCGGCCCCACGATCTGGATGTCGCCGCAGGACGCGGCGAAGATCGGCGTCACCGACAACGACTGGATCGAGTCGTACAACCGCAACGGCGTCGTCGTCGCCCGCGCGATCGTCTCCCACCGCATGCCGGAGGGGACCGTGTACATGTACCACGCGAAGGACCGCACGGTGGACGTCCCGAGGTCGGAGACCTCGGGGCTGCGCGGAGGTATCCACAACTCGCTCACGCGCGTGCTGCTCAAGCCGAGCCACCTCGTCGGCGGCTACGCCCAGCTGTCGTTCGCGTTCAACTACCTCGGTCCCACGGGCAACCAGCGCGACGAGGTCACGACCATCCGCCGCCGGAGCCAGGAGGTGACGTACTGA